In Mycolicibacterium mucogenicum DSM 44124, the following are encoded in one genomic region:
- the murJ gene encoding murein biosynthesis integral membrane protein MurJ → MSAPRSPRPQAPRAPQAPPRRAELSDAAVVSRSWGMAFATLVSRITGFLRIVLLAAILGAALSSSFTVANQLPNMVAALVLEATFTAIFVPVLARAERDDADGGAAFVRRLVTLATALLLLTTVLSVAAAPLLVRLMLGSDPQVNEPLTTAFAYLLLPQIIFYGLTAVYMAILNNRNVFGPPAWAPVLNNVVAIITLGVYVLVPGELSIDPVEMGNAKLLVLGIGTTLGVVAQAGILLYSLRQHRVDLRPLWGIDDRLKKFGTMAVAMMLYVLISQIGLIVGNEIASHAAASGPAIYNYAWLLLQLPFGMIGVTVLTVVMPRLSRNAAANDNPAVLADFSLATRLTMVTLIPIVAFMTVGGPAIGSALFAYGNFGATDAGYLGMAITLSAFTLIPYSMLLLELRVFYAREQPWIPIVLIVVITVVKIAGSLIAPHLTDDRELVAGYLGLANGLGFLAGATVGYVLLRSALRPPRGRMIELPVIRTILVTVCASLGSGLLAYLADKLLGFERLTEHGGAAGSLLRLVLLGVIMLPVIVTVLVAAKVPDALAAVAFVKRRLGRGGPAPTPAVQVSSAVPDSGRTSVPYPGHGISSPVPPRPGASATGGAYRGSGTTGGLRKGFAVTDAPADQGSAPISDTSGGSDDVALRAGAVVADGRYRLLVFHGGPPDLQFWHALDIALDRQVALTFIDHDGELPQSMVQEILTRTSKLSHIEGPGLARILDVTRLGHGGLVVSEWIRGGSLAEVAATEPSPMGGARAIQSLASTAESAHRAGVALSIDHPGRIRVSIEGDVVLAFPGTLPSATPEDDIRGVGATLYALLVNRWPLPESGALSGMLPATQNSAGQPVEPRAVDGTIPFQISAAAARAVQEGGGIRSAPTLLNLLQQATTVADTTELLEPVDSSQGPDSEDAAELEAAAKRRKALLIGVGVGGAILLVALLVLASVLKGIFGDVGGGLDKQQLGLNSQRPTTSGAPTPGSVVKPVGVTVFSPGGGADSPETAGKAITGASGDAWSTDVYTDPTPFPGFKSGVGLMLNLPQATTVASVSLNLTSTGTAIQIRSAQSANPSSLDATTVLTQPATMKTGSNTITISNAQPTQHLLIWISTLGTVDGKSKTDISNVVVKAAA, encoded by the coding sequence ATGAGCGCGCCGCGCAGTCCCCGGCCTCAGGCACCCCGGGCACCCCAGGCACCGCCCCGGCGGGCCGAGCTGTCCGACGCCGCCGTCGTCTCCCGGTCCTGGGGCATGGCCTTCGCCACGCTGGTCAGCCGTATCACCGGGTTCCTGCGGATCGTGCTGCTCGCCGCGATTCTCGGTGCGGCCCTGTCGAGTTCGTTCACCGTCGCCAACCAGCTGCCGAACATGGTGGCGGCCCTGGTGCTGGAGGCGACGTTCACCGCGATCTTCGTGCCGGTGCTGGCGCGGGCCGAACGGGACGACGCCGACGGTGGTGCCGCGTTCGTGCGGCGGCTGGTCACGCTGGCCACCGCGCTACTGCTGCTGACGACGGTGCTGTCGGTCGCGGCGGCACCGCTGCTGGTGCGGCTGATGCTGGGCAGTGACCCGCAGGTCAACGAGCCACTCACCACCGCCTTCGCGTATCTGCTGCTGCCCCAGATCATCTTCTACGGGTTGACCGCGGTCTACATGGCAATCCTGAACAACCGCAACGTGTTCGGGCCGCCGGCGTGGGCGCCGGTGCTCAACAACGTGGTCGCGATCATCACGCTCGGCGTGTATGTGCTTGTCCCGGGCGAACTCTCGATCGATCCCGTCGAGATGGGCAACGCCAAGCTGCTGGTGCTCGGCATCGGCACCACACTCGGCGTCGTGGCCCAGGCCGGGATCCTGCTGTACTCCCTGCGCCAACACCGCGTCGACCTGCGGCCGCTGTGGGGCATCGACGACCGGCTCAAGAAGTTCGGCACCATGGCCGTCGCCATGATGCTGTACGTCCTGATCAGTCAGATCGGTCTGATCGTCGGCAACGAGATCGCCAGCCACGCAGCCGCTTCCGGCCCGGCGATCTACAACTACGCCTGGCTGCTGCTGCAGTTGCCGTTCGGCATGATCGGCGTGACGGTGCTGACCGTCGTGATGCCCCGCCTGTCCCGCAACGCCGCCGCGAACGACAACCCCGCGGTGCTCGCCGACTTCTCGCTGGCCACCCGGCTGACCATGGTGACGCTCATCCCGATCGTCGCCTTCATGACCGTCGGCGGTCCCGCCATCGGCAGCGCCCTGTTCGCGTACGGCAACTTCGGGGCCACCGACGCCGGCTATCTCGGCATGGCCATCACGCTGTCGGCGTTCACCCTGATCCCATATTCCATGCTGCTGCTGGAACTCCGGGTGTTCTACGCCCGCGAACAGCCCTGGATCCCGATCGTCCTGATCGTCGTGATCACCGTGGTGAAAATCGCCGGCTCGCTCATCGCGCCCCACCTGACCGACGATCGGGAACTCGTGGCCGGCTATCTCGGCCTGGCCAACGGCCTGGGCTTCCTTGCCGGTGCGACCGTCGGCTACGTGTTGCTGCGGTCGGCGCTACGGCCGCCGCGCGGCCGGATGATCGAGCTGCCGGTGATCCGGACCATCCTGGTGACCGTCTGCGCCTCACTGGGATCGGGGCTGCTCGCCTATCTCGCCGACAAACTGCTGGGGTTCGAGCGGCTGACCGAGCACGGCGGCGCCGCCGGATCGTTGCTGCGCCTGGTTCTGCTCGGCGTGATCATGCTCCCGGTGATCGTGACGGTGCTGGTGGCCGCCAAGGTGCCCGACGCGCTGGCCGCAGTGGCTTTCGTGAAGCGCCGGCTGGGCCGCGGCGGCCCCGCACCGACCCCCGCAGTCCAGGTCAGCTCGGCTGTACCGGACTCCGGACGAACCTCGGTCCCGTACCCTGGACACGGCATTTCATCACCGGTACCACCGCGGCCCGGCGCGTCCGCCACTGGCGGGGCATACCGGGGAAGTGGTACCACGGGCGGGCTTCGGAAAGGATTTGCGGTGACCGACGCACCCGCGGACCAGGGATCCGCCCCCATCTCGGATACGTCGGGCGGCAGCGACGATGTCGCCTTGCGGGCCGGCGCGGTCGTCGCCGACGGCCGCTACCGTCTGCTCGTCTTCCACGGCGGTCCCCCGGATCTGCAGTTCTGGCACGCCCTCGACATCGCGCTCGACCGCCAGGTCGCGCTCACGTTCATCGACCATGACGGCGAGCTGCCGCAGTCGATGGTCCAGGAAATCCTCACCCGGACAAGCAAACTGAGCCACATCGAGGGACCCGGCCTGGCCCGGATCCTGGATGTCACCCGGCTCGGCCACGGCGGCCTGGTGGTCAGCGAATGGATCCGCGGCGGTTCGCTCGCCGAGGTCGCCGCGACGGAACCGTCCCCGATGGGCGGCGCCCGTGCCATCCAGTCCCTGGCGTCGACGGCCGAATCCGCGCACCGGGCCGGCGTCGCGTTGTCGATCGATCACCCCGGCCGAATCCGGGTCAGCATCGAGGGCGACGTAGTGCTCGCCTTCCCCGGCACGTTGCCGTCGGCCACCCCTGAGGACGACATCCGCGGCGTCGGCGCCACGCTGTACGCGCTGCTGGTCAACCGGTGGCCGCTGCCCGAGTCCGGCGCGCTCAGCGGCATGCTGCCCGCGACGCAGAACAGCGCGGGCCAGCCCGTCGAACCCCGCGCGGTCGACGGGACCATCCCCTTCCAGATCTCCGCCGCAGCCGCCCGCGCCGTGCAGGAAGGTGGCGGAATCCGTTCGGCCCCAACGCTGTTGAACCTGCTGCAGCAGGCCACCACGGTCGCGGACACCACGGAACTGCTCGAGCCCGTCGACAGCTCGCAGGGCCCGGACTCCGAGGACGCGGCGGAACTCGAAGCGGCCGCCAAGCGGCGCAAGGCATTGCTCATCGGGGTGGGTGTCGGTGGTGCCATCCTGCTTGTGGCGCTGCTGGTGCTGGCGTCGGTGCTCAAGGGCATCTTCGGCGACGTCGGCGGCGGCCTGGACAAGCAGCAGCTCGGCCTCAACAGCCAGCGCCCGACCACGAGCGGTGCGCCGACGCCCGGCAGTGTGGTGAAACCCGTTGGTGTGACCGTGTTTTCGCCCGGCGGTGGCGCGGACTCCCCGGAGACCGCGGGCAAGGCCATCACCGGCGCCTCGGGTGATGCCTGGTCGACCGATGTCTACACCGACCCCACACCGTTCCCCGGGTTCAAGAGCGGCGTCGGCCTCATGCTGAACCTGCCCCAGGCGACCACGGTCGCGTCGGTGAGCCTGAACCTGACCAGTACCGGTACCGCGATCCAGATTCGGTCGGCGCAATCCGCCAACCCGTCCTCGCTGGATGCCACGACGGTGCTGACGCAGCCGGCGACCATGAAGACGGGCTCGAACACCATCACGATCAGCAACGCGCAGCCGACGCAGCATCTGCTGATCTGGATCTCCACGCTGGGGACCGTCGACGGCAAGAGCAAGACCGACATCTCCAACGTCGTCGTGAAGGCCGCCGCGTAG
- the sigM gene encoding RNA polymerase sigma factor SigM, translating to MGSFGGPQSDASDAELLAAHIAGERYAFEELFHRHRHQLYRLARLTSHDPQDALDALQDALFKAHRHAPRFRHDSSVRSWLCRIVVNSCLDRLRHNKFRRAEELSDATCQTADPAHRIETTIVIERALLRLPVEQRAAVVAVDMQGYSVAETAAMLGIAEGTVKSRCARARAKLAQSLAHLAD from the coding sequence GTGGGGAGTTTCGGGGGGCCACAGTCGGACGCATCCGACGCAGAATTGCTCGCGGCACACATCGCCGGTGAGCGATACGCGTTCGAGGAGCTGTTCCATCGACACCGCCACCAGCTGTACCGGCTCGCCCGCCTGACGAGCCACGACCCGCAGGATGCTCTGGACGCCCTGCAGGACGCGCTGTTCAAGGCCCACCGGCACGCCCCGCGGTTCCGCCACGACAGTTCGGTGCGCAGCTGGCTGTGCCGCATCGTGGTGAACTCGTGCCTGGACCGGTTGCGTCACAACAAGTTTCGACGTGCCGAAGAGCTCAGCGACGCCACCTGCCAGACCGCGGACCCCGCCCACCGGATCGAGACCACCATCGTCATCGAGCGGGCGCTGCTGCGACTGCCAGTCGAACAGCGGGCGGCGGTGGTCGCTGTCGACATGCAGGGCTACTCGGTCGCCGAGACCGCGGCGATGCTGGGTATCGCCGAGGGCACTGTGAAGAGCCGCTGCGCGCGGGCGCGCGCGAAACTCGCCCAATCGCTCGCCCATCTCGCCGACTGA
- the trxB gene encoding thioredoxin-disulfide reductase, producing MTTQDTVHDVIIIGSGPAGYTAAVYTARAQLKPLVFEGVQFGGALMTTTEVENYPGFKEGITGPELMEEMREQALRFGADLRMEDVEAVSLDGPVKTVTVDGETHQARAVILAMGAAARHLGVPGEQELIGQGVSTCATCDGFFFRDQDIAVIGGGDSAMEEATFLTRFARSVTLIHRRDEFRASRIMLERAQANEKITFVTNTEVVAVEGDSKVSGLLLRNTATGEESKLPVTGVFVAIGHDPRSELVRGLIDLDDEGYVQVKGRTTSTSLDGVFAAGDLVDHTYRQAITAAGSGCAAAIDAERWLAEHHG from the coding sequence ATGACCACCCAAGACACCGTGCACGACGTGATCATCATCGGCTCCGGGCCGGCCGGCTACACCGCTGCGGTGTACACGGCTCGCGCCCAGCTCAAGCCGCTGGTTTTCGAGGGTGTCCAGTTCGGTGGTGCGCTGATGACCACCACTGAGGTGGAGAACTACCCGGGCTTCAAGGAAGGCATCACCGGCCCCGAGCTCATGGAGGAGATGCGTGAGCAGGCGCTGCGGTTCGGCGCCGACCTGCGCATGGAGGACGTCGAGGCGGTGTCCCTCGACGGACCCGTCAAGACCGTCACGGTCGACGGCGAGACCCACCAGGCCCGCGCTGTCATCCTCGCGATGGGCGCCGCGGCCCGCCACCTCGGTGTGCCGGGTGAGCAGGAGCTCATCGGCCAGGGCGTCAGCACCTGTGCCACCTGTGACGGTTTCTTCTTCCGCGACCAGGACATCGCCGTCATCGGCGGCGGCGACTCCGCGATGGAGGAGGCGACGTTCCTGACGCGCTTCGCCCGCTCGGTGACGCTGATCCACCGCCGCGACGAGTTCCGCGCCTCGCGGATCATGCTGGAGCGCGCGCAGGCCAACGAGAAGATCACCTTCGTCACCAACACCGAAGTTGTTGCGGTGGAAGGTGATTCGAAGGTCAGCGGACTGCTGCTGCGCAACACCGCCACCGGCGAGGAGAGCAAGCTCCCGGTCACCGGCGTGTTCGTCGCCATCGGCCACGACCCGCGGTCGGAGCTGGTGCGCGGCCTCATCGACCTCGACGACGAGGGCTACGTGCAGGTCAAGGGCCGCACCACCAGCACGTCGCTGGACGGCGTGTTCGCCGCAGGCGATCTGGTCGACCACACCTACCGGCAGGCCATCACCGCGGCCGGCAGCGGATGCGCGGCGGCCATCGACGCCGAGCGCTGGCTCGCCGAGCACCACGGCTGA
- the trxA gene encoding thioredoxin: MSEGSATLTVTDGSFDSDVIKSGTPVLVDFWATWCGPCKMIAPVLEELAGEKAGELTIAKLDVDANPETARSFNVVSIPTLILFKDGEPVKRIVGAKGKAALLREIADEL; encoded by the coding sequence ATGAGCGAGGGCAGCGCAACGCTGACCGTCACCGACGGTTCGTTCGACAGCGACGTCATCAAGAGCGGCACCCCGGTGCTGGTCGATTTCTGGGCGACCTGGTGCGGGCCGTGCAAGATGATCGCCCCGGTGCTCGAGGAACTGGCCGGCGAGAAGGCCGGCGAGCTGACGATCGCCAAGCTCGACGTCGACGCCAACCCCGAGACCGCCCGCAGCTTCAACGTCGTCTCGATCCCGACGCTGATCCTGTTCAAGGACGGCGAGCCGGTGAAGCGCATCGTCGGCGCCAAGGGCAAGGCCGCCCTGCTGCGCGAAATCGCAGACGAACTCTGA
- a CDS encoding N-acetylmuramoyl-L-alanine amidase, translating into MSILRRGDRGGSVTEIRAALAALGLLDSPDADLTTGKHVALDLFDEDLDQAVRAFQQQRGLLVDGMVGEATYRALKEASYRLGARTLSHQFGAPMYGDDVATLQARLQDLGFYTGLVDGHFGLQTHNGLMSYQREYGMFPDGICGPETLRSLYFLGSRVTGGSPHAIREEELVRRSGPRLTGKRIIIDPGRGGDDRGLIMTSRSGPVSEADVLWDLASRLEGRMTAIGMDTFLSRPVSGSPADAERAATANAVGADLMISLRCASLPSPAANGVASFYFGNSHGSVSTIGRNLADFIQREVVARSGLRDCRTHGRTWDLLRLTRMPTVQVDIGYVSSPHDRELLTSPGHRDSIAEGILAAVKRLYLLGKNDRPTGTFTFAELLAHEMSVEQAGQAGA; encoded by the coding sequence ATGTCGATACTGCGTCGCGGTGACCGGGGAGGTTCGGTCACCGAGATTCGGGCCGCACTGGCCGCCCTGGGACTGCTGGACAGTCCCGACGCGGATCTCACCACCGGCAAGCACGTCGCGCTCGACCTCTTCGACGAGGATCTCGACCAGGCCGTGCGTGCATTCCAGCAGCAGCGTGGACTGCTCGTCGACGGCATGGTCGGCGAGGCGACCTACCGCGCGCTGAAAGAGGCCTCGTACCGACTGGGGGCGCGCACGCTGTCGCACCAGTTCGGCGCCCCGATGTATGGCGACGACGTCGCCACCCTGCAGGCCCGGCTGCAGGATCTCGGTTTCTACACCGGTCTCGTCGATGGTCATTTCGGCTTGCAGACCCACAACGGCTTGATGTCGTACCAGCGTGAGTACGGCATGTTCCCCGACGGCATCTGCGGTCCGGAGACGTTGCGCTCCCTGTACTTCCTGGGTTCGCGGGTCACCGGCGGTTCGCCGCACGCCATCCGCGAAGAGGAACTCGTCCGGCGCAGCGGCCCCCGCCTGACCGGAAAGCGGATCATCATCGATCCGGGCCGCGGCGGCGACGATCGCGGGCTCATCATGACCAGCCGATCCGGCCCGGTCAGTGAAGCCGACGTCCTGTGGGATCTCGCCAGCCGGTTGGAAGGCCGCATGACGGCCATCGGCATGGACACGTTCCTGTCGCGCCCCGTCAGCGGTAGCCCGGCCGATGCCGAGCGGGCCGCGACGGCCAACGCGGTCGGCGCCGATCTGATGATCAGCCTGCGGTGCGCCAGTCTGCCCAGCCCCGCGGCCAACGGCGTCGCCTCGTTCTACTTCGGCAACTCGCACGGTTCGGTGTCCACCATCGGCCGCAACCTCGCCGACTTCATTCAGCGGGAAGTCGTGGCGCGCAGCGGTTTACGCGACTGCCGGACCCACGGCCGGACCTGGGACCTGCTGCGGCTCACCCGGATGCCCACGGTGCAGGTCGACATCGGCTACGTGAGCAGCCCGCACGACCGTGAGCTGCTGACCTCTCCCGGTCACCGCGACTCGATCGCCGAAGGCATCCTCGCGGCGGTGAAGCGGCTGTACCTGTTGGGCAAGAACGACCGTCCCACAGGCACTTTCACGTTCGCCGAGCTGCTGGCCCACGAGATGTCGGTCGAGCAAGCCGGCCAGGCCGGCGCCTAG
- a CDS encoding AAA family ATPase — translation MSGDAAILVTGMSGVGKSTALCGLAERGYVTVDTDDGDWIEVVDGEPLWREPLIDALLNQRRDAPLFVQGTVANQWRFYDRFDAVVLLTAPTEVVLDRLRRRTNNPFGKSADERARILADIAEVEPLLRQSATHEIDTTRPLPEVIAVLVGIAETAV, via the coding sequence ATGAGTGGCGACGCCGCAATTCTCGTGACGGGCATGTCCGGGGTCGGTAAGTCGACGGCACTGTGCGGCCTTGCTGAACGGGGTTATGTCACCGTCGATACCGACGACGGTGACTGGATCGAAGTCGTCGACGGCGAGCCACTCTGGCGCGAACCTCTGATCGACGCGCTGCTGAACCAACGGCGCGATGCGCCCTTGTTCGTTCAGGGCACCGTGGCCAATCAGTGGCGCTTCTACGACCGGTTCGACGCGGTTGTACTCCTCACCGCCCCAACCGAAGTCGTGTTGGACAGGTTGCGGCGGCGCACGAACAACCCCTTCGGCAAGAGCGCCGATGAGCGCGCCCGGATCCTGGCCGACATCGCAGAGGTCGAACCGCTACTGCGGCAGTCGGCCACGCACGAGATCGACACGACCCGACCGCTGCCGGAAGTCATCGCAGTTCTGGTCGGCATCGCCGAGACGGCGGTCTAG
- a CDS encoding MFS transporter, which yields MAVLSAAAFVYLAAEMFPVGVVPQIADGLHTTVPAAGLLVGVYAVAAGAAIIPVALATRRVEHRVMLTAALASLSLSQLLLAVAPTPGWAVFARVVGAILHGSVWSLAPVLASALAPAGRAGQATALVFVGAALGLAAGSPLTTQLSLLIGWRAASLVLAVLALILAVAIAVLVPRHSGRTVAAPTAGRSGEPHTVAAVCVLTLLVVTAAYAPYSFITVLAGDIGISATGLPVLLLGYGGAALTAVVIAGRLLDRHRYAVVVAALTGLLIAFATLSLTGSRGLFVAAVLLWGAAFACWAPAMQTILIKRCPNAAFASYLYVLAFQVGIFSGAWAGSQLVASDAAASLTVLALIGIGCASPVAVLARRWL from the coding sequence GTGGCCGTGCTGTCTGCCGCCGCCTTCGTCTACCTCGCCGCAGAGATGTTTCCGGTCGGCGTCGTCCCGCAGATCGCCGACGGACTGCATACGACAGTGCCCGCTGCGGGGCTGTTGGTGGGCGTGTACGCGGTGGCTGCCGGCGCGGCAATCATCCCGGTGGCTTTGGCCACCCGTCGCGTCGAGCATCGCGTCATGCTCACGGCTGCCTTGGCTTCGCTGTCGTTGTCGCAACTGCTGCTGGCCGTCGCTCCGACGCCCGGGTGGGCAGTCTTCGCCCGGGTCGTCGGCGCGATTTTGCATGGTTCGGTGTGGTCCCTGGCTCCGGTGCTTGCCAGTGCCCTCGCACCAGCCGGACGTGCGGGGCAGGCGACCGCGCTGGTGTTCGTCGGAGCAGCGCTGGGATTGGCTGCGGGATCCCCGCTCACTACGCAGCTTTCCCTACTCATCGGGTGGAGAGCCGCGTCTCTGGTGCTGGCGGTGCTCGCCTTGATCTTGGCGGTGGCTATTGCGGTGCTGGTTCCCCGCCATAGCGGTCGTACCGTGGCGGCGCCGACCGCCGGCCGATCCGGAGAGCCGCACACTGTCGCAGCGGTCTGTGTCCTGACGCTGCTAGTGGTGACCGCCGCCTATGCGCCGTATTCGTTCATCACGGTGTTGGCCGGCGACATCGGGATCTCGGCCACCGGCCTCCCGGTTCTGCTCCTGGGCTATGGCGGCGCCGCGCTGACTGCGGTCGTCATCGCCGGGCGGTTGCTCGATCGACACCGCTACGCGGTCGTGGTCGCGGCCCTGACGGGTCTGCTGATTGCATTCGCGACGCTGAGCCTGACCGGCTCGCGCGGGTTGTTCGTCGCGGCGGTTCTGTTGTGGGGAGCCGCCTTTGCCTGTTGGGCGCCGGCGATGCAGACGATCCTCATCAAGCGTTGCCCCAACGCCGCTTTCGCGTCGTATCTCTACGTGCTGGCGTTTCAAGTCGGGATCTTCTCCGGCGCCTGGGCGGGATCGCAGCTCGTGGCCTCGGACGCGGCGGCATCACTGACGGTGCTCGCGCTGATCGGTATCGGGTGCGCGTCACCGGTGGCCGTGTTGGCCCGACGGTGGTTGTGA